A DNA window from Aestuariispira ectoiniformans contains the following coding sequences:
- a CDS encoding tetratricopeptide repeat protein, with protein sequence MNRKQRRQAKGVLAPAQRDQALQQGLSMLRAGQMQQAARMFNAVVKSFPNDADALHLSGITQFNMGQAKAARLSIRKALKLSPDNVGYWVSLASVEENLGNAEATEEAYDKALTLQPGNAEAWNNFGTFLLPQGRVAEAETAYSRAVKLAPNYLQALYNLAVLMLNTGRSDQSIAYFERGLAIEPAHPEFLINYGVALQRLRRLDDARRAQEKLLDLMPGNPGALTNLSSVYYDAGRLEEAEAYGRKAVEGGPDLAPAWNNLGNALSAQDKNAEAEQAFHKALDIEPDFSEVIGNLANLMEDSGRAEEAETLYRRAADLEPDNPRHRYHLAISHFVRGNLREAWPLYDAGFDCGERRPNRLTDHPAGRWQGEALDGGCLHLWPEQGIGDEIGAAALFEEMRQRAGASADIAIECDPRLVGLFQRNFPWATVMPEGDFDVSKATVQAPYFDLMRLSWPNSVDDITPRAAFLTPDPALLDDCRKRLAALGDRPKVGIAWGSGLVTARRATALSRLEQWGDVFAVPDVTFVNLQYGDRDAELAAAEERFGVTIHRWPDVDLKDDIERAMALTASVDLVINMGTSVGDMAAAVGTECWTLLRTPSWPLMGTDRLPPYACVKVYGRRHDQSWPEILSKVAQDLANRKA encoded by the coding sequence ATGAATCGAAAACAACGCCGTCAGGCAAAAGGGGTGCTTGCCCCGGCTCAACGTGACCAGGCTTTGCAGCAGGGATTGTCGATGTTGCGGGCGGGACAGATGCAGCAGGCCGCCCGGATGTTCAACGCCGTCGTCAAATCCTTCCCCAATGATGCGGATGCCCTGCATCTGAGCGGGATTACACAATTCAATATGGGCCAGGCCAAGGCGGCGCGGCTGTCGATCCGCAAGGCGCTTAAACTGTCGCCGGACAATGTGGGCTATTGGGTCAGTCTGGCCTCCGTTGAAGAAAACCTCGGCAATGCGGAGGCAACGGAGGAGGCCTATGACAAGGCGTTGACCCTGCAGCCGGGCAACGCGGAGGCATGGAATAATTTTGGCACCTTCCTGCTGCCGCAGGGCCGCGTGGCAGAGGCGGAGACTGCCTATTCCCGTGCGGTGAAATTGGCGCCCAATTATCTGCAGGCCCTTTATAATCTGGCCGTGCTGATGCTGAATACGGGGCGGTCGGATCAGTCGATCGCCTATTTCGAACGTGGTCTGGCGATTGAACCGGCCCATCCGGAATTCCTGATCAACTATGGTGTGGCGTTACAGCGCCTGCGGCGGCTGGACGATGCACGCCGTGCCCAGGAAAAGCTGTTGGACCTGATGCCCGGCAACCCCGGTGCGCTGACCAATCTTTCGTCTGTTTACTATGACGCGGGACGCCTGGAAGAGGCCGAGGCCTATGGCCGCAAGGCGGTGGAGGGGGGCCCCGATCTGGCTCCCGCCTGGAACAATCTGGGAAATGCCTTGTCCGCCCAGGACAAGAATGCAGAGGCGGAACAGGCCTTCCACAAGGCATTGGACATTGAGCCGGACTTTTCGGAGGTGATCGGTAATCTGGCCAACCTGATGGAAGATTCCGGGCGGGCGGAAGAGGCGGAGACGCTCTATCGTCGTGCGGCAGACCTGGAACCAGACAATCCGCGCCATCGCTATCATCTGGCGATCAGCCATTTCGTAAGGGGCAACCTGCGTGAGGCCTGGCCGCTTTATGATGCGGGTTTCGACTGTGGGGAACGCCGTCCCAACCGGCTGACAGACCACCCGGCGGGTCGCTGGCAAGGCGAGGCGCTGGACGGCGGCTGTCTGCATCTCTGGCCGGAACAGGGGATCGGCGATGAAATCGGGGCGGCGGCCTTGTTCGAGGAGATGCGCCAACGGGCAGGCGCATCGGCTGACATCGCAATTGAATGCGATCCACGTCTGGTAGGACTTTTCCAGCGTAACTTCCCTTGGGCGACAGTCATGCCCGAGGGAGATTTTGATGTCTCAAAGGCAACGGTCCAGGCACCCTATTTCGACCTGATGCGTCTCTCCTGGCCGAATTCTGTAGACGATATCACGCCGCGTGCGGCTTTCCTGACCCCTGACCCGGCCCTGTTGGACGACTGTCGGAAACGTCTTGCTGCCTTGGGTGACAGGCCGAAGGTGGGGATTGCCTGGGGCAGTGGGCTGGTGACCGCCCGCCGTGCGACGGCCTTGTCCCGGCTGGAACAATGGGGTGATGTATTCGCGGTCCCGGATGTCACCTTCGTCAACCTGCAATATGGTGACCGGGACGCGGAACTGGCGGCTGCGGAGGAACGCTTTGGCGTCACCATCCATCGCTGGCCCGATGTGGACCTGAAGGACGATATAGAGCGCGCGATGGCATTGACGGCCTCTGTCGATCTGGTGATCAACATGGGCACGTCGGTCGGCGACATGGCGGCGGCGGTCGGCACCGAATGCTGGACCCTGCTGCGCACGCCATCCTGGCCGCTTATGGGGACGGACCGCTTGCCGCCCTATGCCTGCGTGAAGGTCTATGGCCGCCGCCACGACCAGTCCTGGCCGGAGATCCTGAGCAAGGTCGCCCAGGATCTCGCTAACAGGAAGGCTTAG
- a CDS encoding glyoxalase superfamily protein yields MTGTLPTVDAVKKQAKELRSALEKDGQTVSHGHALELIAHQHGYRDWNTFRAAIDERPPETWTKGTRVTGHYLSQPIEAEIIAIEAIRPGWVRVTLDLDQPVDVVTFDSFSAYRKRVTGNIGPAGQSQERTSNGRPQLDLTLLD; encoded by the coding sequence ATGACCGGAACATTACCAACAGTGGATGCTGTCAAAAAACAGGCAAAAGAACTGCGAAGCGCCCTGGAAAAGGACGGCCAGACGGTCAGCCACGGCCATGCGCTGGAGCTGATTGCCCATCAACATGGCTATCGCGACTGGAACACCTTCCGCGCGGCGATTGACGAACGCCCGCCGGAAACCTGGACAAAGGGCACCCGCGTCACCGGCCATTACCTGTCACAGCCGATCGAGGCGGAAATCATTGCCATCGAGGCGATCCGACCGGGCTGGGTCCGGGTAACACTTGACCTGGACCAGCCCGTCGATGTGGTCACCTTCGACAGCTTTTCCGCCTATCGCAAGCGGGTGACGGGCAACATCGGCCCGGCTGGCCAGTCTCAGGAGCGAACGTCCAACGGACGCCCGCAGCTCGACCTGACATTACTGGACTAA
- a CDS encoding DODA-type extradiol aromatic ring-opening family dioxygenase — translation MSNRHAAYFISHAGPDLVLDPREAGQFMGALGASIPRPDAILFVSAHWVTDRPTISTAELPETIYDFGGFAPELYEMKYPAPGAPYLAERLAGLNIPAGLATDPTRGLDHGAWNVLMLMFPDADIPVAQLSVQPGLGFDHHWKLGEALRPLRDDGVLIIASGTMTHNLRDLFGSLGQYDREPFDYAARFDRDIAALIKAGDWDGLREANRHPDYRRAHPSDEHFVPLLVAAGAGDGVSGRTIHNSFRGPAASMRSFAFD, via the coding sequence ATGAGTAACCGTCACGCTGCCTATTTCATCAGCCATGCGGGGCCGGACCTGGTGCTGGACCCGCGCGAGGCAGGGCAATTCATGGGGGCACTCGGGGCTTCCATTCCCCGGCCGGATGCAATCCTGTTTGTTTCCGCCCATTGGGTGACGGACCGCCCGACCATATCCACGGCTGAATTGCCTGAAACGATCTATGACTTTGGCGGTTTTGCCCCGGAACTCTATGAGATGAAATACCCGGCCCCAGGTGCGCCGTATCTGGCGGAACGGTTGGCCGGCTTGAATATTCCCGCTGGTCTTGCAACAGATCCAACGCGGGGATTGGACCACGGGGCGTGGAATGTGTTGATGCTGATGTTCCCGGATGCGGATATTCCGGTGGCGCAGCTATCGGTGCAACCGGGCCTTGGCTTTGACCACCACTGGAAATTGGGAGAGGCCTTGCGGCCCTTGCGGGATGATGGCGTGCTGATCATCGCCAGCGGCACCATGACCCACAACCTGCGGGACCTGTTCGGCAGCCTCGGTCAGTATGACCGGGAGCCGTTTGATTATGCCGCCCGTTTTGACCGTGATATTGCTGCGCTCATCAAGGCCGGCGATTGGGATGGACTGCGGGAAGCTAACCGCCATCCCGACTATCGTCGCGCCCATCCCTCAGATGAGCATTTCGTGCCCCTTCTGGTTGCTGCCGGGGCTGGGGACGGCGTATCAGGTCGCACAATTCACAACAGTTTTCGCGGTCCGGCTGCGTCCATGCGGTCCTTTGCCTTTGATTAA
- a CDS encoding pyridoxal phosphate-dependent aminotransferase — translation MESPSPHPAQPPVSNSTIRDRIARMPSSKIREVAALGFDDPAVIPLWFGESDQPTPPFIKQAATDALQADETFYAPNHGIRPLREALSRYMEGLYGRAVDVDRITVTASGIQAVMLTTQLLVGHGDNAVIIGPVWPNIPGTVDILGAEPRMVGLTETDGQWSLDMDHLFSHCDDRTRAIIVNSPGNPTGWVIPREQQQALLDFARARGIWIVSDEVYSRIVYDAPYAPSFLELIEPDDRVVVINSFSKAWLMTGWRLGWITAPATLLEHYGKVAEYNTSCQPPFVQKAGIAALEQGEDSIAAMMAGLGKNRAMLTAYLGNHPKIRYAEPEAAFYAFFAVDGMRDSTQFAKDLLREAKVGLAPGAAFGVEGEGYLRLCFAKSPNLLEQALDRLIRFVDK, via the coding sequence ATGGAAAGCCCGTCTCCACATCCGGCCCAGCCGCCCGTCAGCAACAGTACCATTCGAGACCGCATCGCACGGATGCCATCCAGCAAGATTCGCGAAGTGGCTGCCCTGGGCTTTGACGACCCCGCCGTCATCCCCCTCTGGTTCGGTGAATCCGATCAGCCCACGCCCCCCTTCATCAAGCAGGCCGCAACCGATGCCCTGCAGGCAGATGAGACCTTTTATGCCCCCAACCATGGCATCCGCCCCCTGCGCGAGGCGTTGAGCCGCTATATGGAAGGCCTTTACGGACGCGCCGTGGATGTCGACCGGATCACGGTCACGGCATCCGGCATCCAGGCTGTCATGCTGACCACGCAATTGCTGGTGGGGCATGGGGACAATGCCGTCATCATCGGCCCGGTCTGGCCCAATATCCCCGGCACGGTGGATATCCTGGGTGCAGAGCCGCGTATGGTCGGCCTGACGGAAACCGACGGGCAATGGTCGCTGGATATGGACCATCTGTTCAGCCACTGCGATGACCGCACCCGCGCCATCATCGTGAACTCCCCCGGCAACCCGACCGGCTGGGTCATACCACGGGAACAACAGCAGGCCCTGCTGGACTTTGCCCGCGCGCGCGGCATCTGGATCGTCAGCGACGAAGTCTACAGCCGCATTGTCTATGATGCGCCATATGCCCCTTCCTTCCTGGAACTCATTGAGCCGGATGACCGCGTGGTGGTCATCAACAGCTTTTCCAAGGCCTGGCTGATGACCGGCTGGCGTCTGGGCTGGATCACGGCCCCGGCAACGCTGCTGGAGCATTACGGCAAGGTTGCCGAATATAATACGTCCTGCCAGCCGCCCTTTGTTCAAAAGGCAGGCATTGCCGCCCTTGAGCAGGGCGAAGACAGTATTGCAGCGATGATGGCCGGCCTTGGCAAAAACCGGGCGATGCTGACCGCTTATCTCGGCAATCACCCGAAGATTCGTTATGCGGAACCGGAAGCGGCCTTTTATGCTTTCTTTGCCGTCGATGGCATGCGCGACAGCACCCAGTTTGCCAAGGACCTGCTGCGGGAAGCAAAAGTCGGCCTTGCGCCGGGTGCGGCATTCGGGGTGGAGGGCGAAGGATATTTGCGGCTGTGTTTTGCCAAAAGCCCGAACCTTCTGGAACAGGCACTGGACCGCCTGATCCGCTTCGTCGATAAATAG
- the msrB gene encoding peptide-methionine (R)-S-oxide reductase MsrB: MTRKVTKTDAQWKADLTPEQYDVCRNKGTEQPFSGAYWNAWDAGVYACSCCGEPLFRSETKFDAGCGWPSFYAAISDDVLEEAPDYSLGKTRTEVTCRNCGSHLGHVFDDGPAPTGLRYCINSVAVELFKDKG; this comes from the coding sequence ATGACTAGAAAGGTGACCAAGACCGACGCGCAGTGGAAGGCGGATTTGACCCCGGAGCAATACGACGTCTGCCGCAACAAGGGTACAGAGCAGCCTTTCAGTGGTGCCTACTGGAACGCCTGGGATGCGGGGGTATATGCCTGCAGTTGTTGCGGGGAGCCACTTTTCCGGTCGGAAACCAAATTCGATGCCGGATGCGGCTGGCCCAGCTTTTACGCTGCCATTTCCGATGACGTCCTTGAGGAAGCTCCAGACTATTCCCTTGGCAAAACCCGCACGGAGGTGACCTGCCGCAATTGCGGATCGCACCTGGGCCATGTATTTGATGACGGTCCGGCCCCCACGGGGCTGCGCTATTGCATCAACTCCGTGGCGGTCGAGCTTTTTAAAGACAAAGGCTGA
- a CDS encoding CAP domain-containing protein: MLQSKVVEAEGIDFLSLVNLDRRGAHRPEHQSSRRLDRVADGLAERLVAHGTDHLPERWLDQEMDAAGYRWRLRHLLHGANFPDARSFARAMRSQATGRQILASPLALDLAISQREADERLRKQGIQNIWVAVAALPDRPAKDGWRAAVLDEVNRFRRLNALPPLTLNKDLNRAAQLHADNMAIRDFFAHRAPDGSGPGDRALRSGYRYRLVLENLAAGQSTPHGVVEGWKASTDGHREAMLDPRPTEVGIGYRYNPTDKGRVRYFHYWAMTMGQPRG, encoded by the coding sequence ATGCTGCAATCAAAAGTTGTTGAGGCGGAAGGAATAGATTTTCTCTCTCTCGTCAACCTTGATCGCCGCGGCGCCCACCGGCCCGAACATCAGTCCAGCAGACGCCTGGACCGGGTTGCCGATGGACTGGCGGAAAGGCTGGTGGCCCATGGGACAGATCACCTGCCCGAACGCTGGCTGGATCAGGAAATGGATGCTGCAGGCTACAGATGGCGGCTGCGGCATCTGCTTCACGGCGCAAATTTTCCCGATGCACGCAGTTTTGCAAGGGCCATGCGGTCGCAGGCAACCGGACGGCAAATTCTTGCCTCTCCCCTTGCACTCGACCTTGCGATATCCCAGCGTGAGGCCGACGAACGCCTCAGGAAGCAGGGCATTCAGAATATCTGGGTAGCAGTCGCCGCCCTGCCCGACCGCCCGGCCAAAGACGGTTGGCGGGCGGCTGTTCTGGACGAGGTAAACCGGTTCCGGCGGCTGAACGCCCTCCCGCCACTGACCCTGAACAAAGACCTGAACCGCGCCGCACAGCTCCATGCAGATAATATGGCCATCCGGGATTTTTTTGCCCATCGCGCGCCAGACGGCAGCGGCCCCGGCGACCGGGCGCTGAGATCCGGCTATCGCTATCGCCTGGTTCTGGAAAACCTGGCAGCGGGCCAATCCACACCGCATGGCGTGGTGGAGGGGTGGAAGGCCTCGACGGACGGCCATCGCGAGGCCATGCTGGACCCGCGCCCGACAGAAGTCGGGATCGGCTATCGCTATAACCCGACCGACAAGGGCCGGGTGCGGTATTTCCATTACTGGGCCATGACCATGGGCCAACCTCGCGGTTGA
- a CDS encoding PACE efflux transporter, which produces MRTTKDRIRHAVSFEIIGLVVVTPLGGYVFDLPMHDIGMLAIIGASLATGWNYLYNLLFDRAMLRLAGHVHKTVTIRIFHAILFEGGLLVAFLPIVTWHLGVSLLDAFMMDISFALFYLAYAFVFNWAYDLVFPIPNLQTEAG; this is translated from the coding sequence ATGCGCACCACCAAGGATCGTATTCGCCACGCCGTCAGCTTTGAAATCATCGGGCTTGTCGTCGTGACACCACTGGGCGGGTATGTGTTCGACCTGCCGATGCATGATATCGGCATGCTTGCCATCATCGGGGCAAGCCTCGCGACAGGTTGGAATTACCTTTATAACCTGCTCTTCGACCGGGCAATGCTTCGCCTTGCAGGACATGTCCACAAGACAGTCACGATCCGCATCTTTCACGCCATCCTGTTCGAGGGCGGATTGCTGGTCGCCTTCCTGCCGATTGTTACCTGGCATCTGGGCGTGAGCCTTCTCGACGCCTTTATGATGGATATCTCATTCGCGTTGTTTTATCTGGCTTACGCCTTCGTCTTCAACTGGGCCTATGACCTGGTCTTTCCCATTCCCAACCTTCAGACCGAGGCCGGATGA
- a CDS encoding substrate-binding periplasmic protein, whose protein sequence is MKAPETTSRPGWPWKIFKSALVMLFVTSLGGTALAQGKPVLRYVVDTGSDAWVPYMTPSTAPDKPGIVVELSRMILKRAGIEGREVPIPERRAVNAYANSDVDFEWASPAWFPGNEFPETDLASVPVLPVREVLMFPKGDKQRWLMPQLIQGHKVGTIRGYTYRNSITFRRFDVSNEIDLVRMVGARQLPVAIIGELPGRYWARALNAKVGFGPVHSEGSLVIRLQGRFRKLLPRINDAILALQSEGEVNRIVAKYIGGFDLN, encoded by the coding sequence ATGAAAGCCCCGGAAACGACAAGCCGCCCCGGCTGGCCGTGGAAAATTTTCAAATCCGCTCTCGTTATGCTCTTTGTAACCTCGCTGGGAGGCACCGCCCTTGCACAGGGCAAGCCGGTCCTGCGCTATGTGGTGGATACCGGGTCTGATGCCTGGGTTCCCTATATGACGCCCTCCACTGCGCCGGACAAACCGGGAATCGTCGTGGAGCTTTCCCGCATGATCCTGAAACGCGCGGGTATTGAAGGGCGTGAAGTGCCTATTCCGGAACGCCGGGCCGTTAATGCCTATGCAAACAGTGACGTTGATTTTGAATGGGCCAGTCCGGCCTGGTTCCCGGGCAATGAGTTTCCGGAAACAGACCTTGCGAGCGTGCCCGTTCTCCCCGTCCGTGAAGTGCTGATGTTTCCGAAGGGAGACAAACAACGCTGGCTGATGCCTCAGCTTATCCAGGGGCACAAGGTCGGCACCATCCGAGGCTACACCTACCGCAACAGCATCACTTTCAGGCGGTTCGACGTATCCAATGAAATTGACCTTGTGCGCATGGTGGGCGCAAGGCAATTGCCCGTGGCGATCATCGGCGAACTGCCGGGCCGCTATTGGGCGCGTGCGTTGAATGCAAAGGTGGGCTTTGGCCCCGTTCACTCAGAGGGTAGCCTTGTGATCCGGCTGCAGGGCCGTTTCAGAAAACTTCTGCCCCGCATCAACGATGCGATTCTGGCGCTTCAGTCGGAAGGTGAGGTAAACCGCATTGTTGCCAAATATATCGGCGGATTTGACCTGAACTGA
- a CDS encoding HpcH/HpaI aldolase family protein gives MRENLVTSKIAKGENVPGVFIDLDSSAAAEGMAHAGYGFLLVDLQHGVIDTRSAVSILTAISTTDCMPFVRVPGNEPAAIMQALDFGAMGVVCPLINTADQAARFVDAMRYPPQGSRSWGPFRAAIYAGENYTQEANDTLMAIAQIETKEAMDNLDAILATPGLDGVLVGPNDLGFSYGNWPQAMPEDPQVVEAIKTIAAKCRDHGVIPGIHSGDAAMARQMFDWGYRFSTISTDMGLMIKAAKESLAALEG, from the coding sequence ATGCGAGAAAATCTGGTCACATCAAAAATCGCCAAGGGAGAGAATGTACCCGGCGTCTTCATCGACCTGGACAGCAGCGCCGCAGCGGAGGGCATGGCCCATGCAGGATATGGGTTCCTGCTGGTGGACCTGCAACATGGGGTGATCGACACGCGTTCGGCCGTGTCGATCCTGACCGCGATTTCGACCACCGACTGCATGCCCTTCGTCCGCGTTCCTGGCAACGAACCGGCGGCGATCATGCAGGCACTGGATTTCGGGGCGATGGGTGTGGTCTGCCCGTTGATCAACACGGCGGATCAGGCCGCAAGATTTGTAGACGCCATGCGCTATCCGCCACAGGGCAGCCGTAGCTGGGGTCCCTTCCGGGCAGCCATCTATGCCGGGGAGAATTATACCCAGGAAGCCAATGACACGCTCATGGCCATCGCCCAGATCGAAACCAAAGAAGCCATGGACAATCTGGACGCAATTCTGGCAACACCGGGCCTGGACGGTGTGCTGGTCGGCCCCAACGACCTGGGCTTTTCCTATGGCAACTGGCCCCAGGCCATGCCGGAAGACCCGCAGGTCGTGGAGGCGATCAAAACCATTGCCGCCAAATGCCGGGACCATGGCGTGATCCCGGGCATCCACAGCGGCGACGCCGCGATGGCCCGCCAGATGTTCGACTGGGGCTATCGCTTCAGTACGATTTCAACGGATATGGGACTGATGATCAAAGCGGCAAAAGAAAGCCTGGCGGCCCTTGAGGGCTAA
- a CDS encoding Lrp/AsnC family transcriptional regulator has protein sequence MSELDETDRKILAELARNARLPITTLAARVGLSRTAVQHRLDRMERDGTIGGYTVRLGADTRVTPTAKQTAAFVEVKLKDRLRQGGVLAFLGRIAEVQKVHNVSGEGDLVVLLEDAPQDRIREICQQLWGHENVASTNTVFVLGTPVDHG, from the coding sequence ATGAGTGAATTGGACGAAACCGACCGGAAGATTTTGGCCGAGCTGGCCCGCAATGCGCGGCTGCCAATCACCACGTTGGCGGCGCGGGTTGGTCTGTCGCGCACAGCGGTCCAGCATCGCCTGGACCGGATGGAACGGGATGGCACCATAGGTGGATATACCGTCCGGTTGGGTGCGGATACGCGTGTGACCCCAACGGCGAAACAAACCGCGGCCTTTGTGGAGGTCAAGCTGAAAGATCGCCTGCGTCAGGGGGGCGTTCTGGCCTTCCTTGGCCGGATAGCGGAGGTTCAGAAGGTTCACAATGTCAGCGGCGAGGGCGACCTTGTCGTGCTTTTGGAAGATGCGCCGCAGGACCGTATCCGCGAAATCTGCCAACAGCTTTGGGGCCACGAAAATGTGGCGTCCACCAATACGGTTTTTGTTTTGGGCACGCCCGTCGACCACGGCTGA
- a CDS encoding gamma-glutamylcyclotransferase: MVLNRDSIRNGIVQEIAEEGERLGLIRRLSLEERIASRKKTLAARPPGVNDVWVFGYGSLMWNPAFHHVDRLRGRIYGYHRAFCLKTFIGRGSPDKPGLVLGLDYGGSCQGIAFRVDPGNLEEELDVVWSREMVADGYCPTWVTMHTERGPVPAITFVMNRTYERYVKGLPQETIARMIAEAEGRIGRCAEYLENTVQSLDELGIADGPMHRLLVQVRELEHIGND; this comes from the coding sequence GTGGTTTTAAATAGGGACAGTATCCGCAATGGCATTGTTCAGGAGATCGCTGAAGAAGGTGAACGGCTGGGGCTGATCCGTCGGCTGAGCCTGGAAGAACGGATTGCCAGCCGCAAGAAAACGCTGGCTGCCCGCCCGCCCGGTGTTAACGATGTCTGGGTCTTCGGCTATGGTTCGCTGATGTGGAACCCGGCTTTTCATCATGTGGATCGTCTGCGTGGCCGGATTTACGGCTATCATCGTGCTTTTTGCCTGAAAACCTTCATCGGCCGTGGATCGCCCGACAAGCCGGGACTGGTGCTGGGCCTGGATTATGGCGGTTCCTGTCAGGGCATTGCCTTTCGGGTTGATCCCGGCAATCTGGAAGAGGAGTTGGATGTGGTCTGGTCACGGGAAATGGTGGCCGACGGCTATTGCCCGACCTGGGTCACCATGCATACGGAACGAGGGCCGGTTCCGGCCATCACATTCGTAATGAACCGCACCTATGAACGTTACGTAAAAGGTTTGCCGCAGGAGACCATTGCGCGCATGATCGCGGAGGCCGAAGGCCGTATCGGGCGATGTGCGGAATATCTCGAAAACACCGTACAGTCGTTGGATGAATTGGGGATTGCAGACGGGCCGATGCATCGTCTTCTGGTCCAGGTCAGGGAATTGGAACACATAGGAAATGACTAG
- a CDS encoding MATE family efflux transporter: MSSDAFPKNTFTQGPLAAIFAKTALPIIFVMGMNGLLAVVDAIFLGVYVGPDALGAVTLMFPLYMMLAALATLVASGMSSLVARHLGARRFDEARTSFASAHGLGLAVSAILIALFLVFGSDMTLLVAKGSVALADMGRTYLGITILYSPVTFLLSVNSDALRNEGRAGLMAAMSLLVSLSNILFNYILIAQMDLGVAGSAYGTVMAQVLALFIILVFRLRGRTVLRPQALSRHSFAEWRNILALGAPQSLNFLGIALVSAAIITSLQLVAGDAYETTVSAYGIVTRIMTFVFLPLLGLSQALQSITGNNYGAEEWQRSNSSLRLGVVIALVYCAVAELALIGLAHAISSLFVDDPAVKSEVSRIMPVMVILYFVAGPLIMVASYFQAIGAAGRAAILGLAKPYFFAIPLTFLLPLAFGEQGIWMAGPVAEALLLCLTLIVLAKTAQRSALKWGLFKAIPQVAAPSAIAHHETTSDQEISA; the protein is encoded by the coding sequence ATGTCGTCTGACGCCTTCCCCAAGAATACATTCACCCAGGGCCCGCTTGCGGCCATCTTTGCCAAGACCGCCCTGCCGATCATTTTCGTGATGGGCATGAACGGCCTGCTGGCCGTTGTCGATGCCATCTTCCTCGGCGTTTATGTCGGCCCGGACGCCTTGGGCGCGGTGACGCTGATGTTCCCGCTTTATATGATGCTTGCGGCGCTTGCCACTCTGGTCGCCAGCGGCATGTCGAGCCTGGTTGCCCGTCACCTGGGCGCCCGGCGTTTTGACGAGGCCCGGACCAGTTTTGCCAGCGCCCATGGTCTGGGGCTTGCGGTAAGTGCCATTCTTATCGCGCTCTTCCTGGTCTTTGGCAGTGACATGACCCTGCTGGTCGCCAAAGGATCGGTTGCCCTGGCGGACATGGGCCGAACCTATCTGGGCATCACCATTCTTTACTCACCTGTCACCTTCCTGCTGTCGGTCAATTCCGATGCCTTGCGCAACGAAGGCCGGGCCGGTCTCATGGCCGCAATGAGCCTGCTCGTTTCCCTGAGCAATATCCTGTTCAATTACATTTTGATTGCACAGATGGATCTGGGCGTCGCCGGGTCCGCCTATGGCACGGTCATGGCGCAGGTTCTGGCGCTGTTTATCATTCTGGTCTTTCGCCTGCGGGGCCGGACCGTACTTCGCCCCCAAGCCCTGTCCCGTCACAGCTTTGCGGAATGGCGAAACATCCTCGCGCTCGGCGCGCCGCAAAGCCTGAACTTCCTCGGCATCGCCCTGGTTTCCGCCGCGATTATCACCTCTCTGCAACTTGTGGCGGGAGACGCCTATGAGACGACAGTGTCGGCCTATGGCATCGTGACCCGGATCATGACGTTCGTCTTCCTGCCACTTTTGGGGTTGAGCCAGGCCCTGCAGTCGATCACCGGCAACAATTATGGCGCAGAGGAATGGCAACGTTCCAACAGCAGTCTGCGGCTGGGCGTGGTTATCGCACTTGTCTATTGCGCCGTAGCAGAGCTTGCGTTGATTGGATTGGCCCATGCGATCAGCAGTCTTTTCGTTGACGACCCTGCCGTCAAAAGCGAAGTCAGCCGGATCATGCCGGTCATGGTGATCCTCTACTTCGTGGCCGGGCCGCTCATCATGGTCGCCTCCTATTTCCAGGCCATCGGGGCGGCAGGCCGTGCCGCCATTCTGGGACTGGCGAAACCCTATTTCTTCGCCATTCCCCTCACATTCCTGCTGCCCCTTGCCTTCGGGGAACAGGGCATCTGGATGGCAGGACCCGTGGCGGAGGCATTGCTGCTGTGCCTGACCCTGATCGTCCTGGCAAAAACGGCACAGCGTAGCGCCTTGAAATGGGGTCTGTTCAAAGCCATCCCCCAAGTTGCAGCCCCGTCGGCAATCGCGCATCATGAGACAACCAGTGACCAGGAGATTTCGGCATGA